CATACCTTCACTCGTGACATCATCACCCGCTTTGGTCACATACGTATTTGCACCCAGCTCATGAATACTCATTAGCTCTGTGGTGTCGATATCCATCGGAATGATTCCACGTAACGTCAGGTTTTTCCATGTTAGACTCCCTGGTAGTGTTGAAGCTGCTCGTCCGATCCATGCTGCCTCCGGATAGTTAGATGACTCCGTATGATAGAATACAGCTGTACGTGTATATTTCTTAGCCTTAACTGTAGCTAGGTTAGCCTTGTTACTACTTCTCGCCAAGAACACCCGCGTTCCATTCTGCTCTACAGCATCAGCAATAGCCGTAATATCAGTCAATTCGTTGGAAGTAGATACTAGGAAGTACCCGTCCTTAGCAAACACCTGATCTAGCAAATCTGCTAACGTTTCGCCCTCGGTTTTATGAAGCATAATTGCGATCTCAGCAGGTGAGTTATTACCTTGATTGAAGATGGCATAAGCAGCCTTGTATACTTCCGTATTCTCAGCAAAATCCTTCTTCACGCCTTCCAAGTCAGCATACGTCGTGTATTCTAACCCGCTTTCACTCGAACCTATAATCATCGGCTTGCCAAAACCAAGCTTTGGTGTTGGACGTTGAATATCAATCGTTACGGTTACATCATTTCTTACTGACAATATCCTCAACTCCTCTGTATATTTGTTTGTTCAATCCATTCCAGATCCGATTCCACGATATCGACCGTGCGGAATTGTACGTCAAATCCTTGTCTGCGTTCCCATTCCTTATTCACCTGAATATCACGATTACTTATTGATCCAATCTTCACTACGACAACGTTAACTTTCTCTTTCAATGCTGTATGACCCACTGTTTTGAACCAATCCCTGGCCATTAATGCGTTCTGAATTCGGCTCGTCTGATCATGATCATAAGATAGGAATGTCACGGTGAATTGAACCGTCTCCATCTTGACAAGCTTGTCACTTCCTTGCGTGACGACTGGGAAACCACGAGTACTATGGAAGCCATCTGAGAAATCATAGGTTAAATAACCCCCTACTGGAATTCCACCATTCATTTCAATGACTTCTTTACCCACATGTGTAGATAGCCCTTGTACGATCAGAGAGCGAATGTCTTCCAATGCGATCATAGGTGCCTCCTTTCTTCCATATTGATATAGAGTGGTCTTACCTCTGTTCCCCCGCACCGCACCCTTGACGATTCACGTCTAAGGTCAATGAACTGACCTACAGCACAGCCGAGTTCTGCAGCGATAAGGGGCAGCAGATGCACCCGAGAGTGTTCCTCTCTATGTATCTACTATATCTTCGAGCCACCGCCATAAGGCTGTCAGCTTGCCGCCAGTTTACCGTCACTTTCTCAAATCACTCCCCAGAGCTTTAAGCTCTCTGTCATAATAGCCACGCCCTTCTCAATCCTGCGATCTATCGTTCGCTCACTCATTACACTGCGGAATTGAATCGAGGTAAGCACATAACTGCGGTTCTTGAAATAGCGATGTTCTATGATTCGTTTCACTTCTTCATCTAATATAAGAGAGTGTGCCAAGAGAAGACTATCCACTAACTGCTTGTACTGTTTATTCACTTGCTGCTCTTGCGGGGTGAGCTCAGGCTTGTGAGACAAGCCTATTAACATTTGGCACATCTTAGGATAATTTTTCAAAAGTACTTTAGTCGTTTGTTTGTCACTAACACTAATAGAAGAAATAAGAACGTTCATTAGGTTTCCTCCTCATAATATGTAAATATAATTTACTATATTGCTATGACTATATAAGCCAACAAAATCATTTACTAGTTGTTGCGCTAATAATATTTACGATATATAATCAAAAGTAAATATTAGTTTCTTTTTCCAATCTATTTTTAGATTACAAATCTTACTATGCTCACCCCCTTTTTTCGTCGTAATGCGATTATAATTGTAAATAATTTTTACGTCAATAGTAAGTGATATTTTCGTTTATTTGGAGGGATTGTTGTGTCCACTGGTTTGAGAATCAAATTACTCCGCGCAAAAAAAGGCCTCACACAAGATCAGATGGCCGAGCAATTAGATATGAATCGTGCTAACTTTTCAAATTATGAAAGGAACAAAGCTGTTCCACCAGGAGAGACGCTAATGAAGATAGCTACAATTTTAAATACAACAACAGACTACCTTCTTGGAGGAAGTGACAATCCGAATCGTATTCCTGAGTGGGCAACCCCAAAAGATATGAAGGACTTCAAGGAATTGCTTGAAGAAGATGGCGATTTAATGTTCGATGGAATACCTCTTAATCATGATGATAAGCAGAAAATAAAAGATGTCCTGACAGGTCTTTTCTGGGAAGCTAAGCAAATGAATAAAGAAGCTCTAAAAAAGGGAAAACAAAAGAGACAAAATAACGAATAATGTAGGGTGAATAGAATGGACAAAATGGTGGACAAGCTTATCCGTAAGCATAAAACGAATAACCCCTTCATCATCGCTCAGAACTTAAATGTTCATATCCGTTATGATGACTTAGGGAAACAAACGAGGGGCATTTATCACCGCACACTACGCCGTAGGTTTATTGTTATTAATAATCGACTATCAACGGAGTGGCAGCACTTTATTTGCGCGCATGAGTTAGGTCATGATCGACTGCACAAAGGAATCAATCGTTTCTTTATCGATGAGTGTTCTTATTTCAATGTAGGGAAGTTTGAGCGGCAGGCTAACCGTTTCGCTTTGCAACTCTTAATCGCAGAGGATACCATTAAGCAAGGTGAACAAGTATCTGAATTCCTTCTACGAAACGGTGTACCCGAAGAGTTACATCATCTGTATGAATAGCCTTGTCGATGTAGAGAGCAAACCTGTATTGCAATCGTTCCCCCTCTACCCATAGCCCTAAAATTGTAAAAAGAGCTAGCCCCAAGGCCAGCTCTCCAAATACTAATTGATAATACTTATTCTGCTTCGGATACAACGGTAAAGCGTTCATTATGATGCTGGGAATTCTCAATCTCGTCAAGAACAGCAATCGCATAATCTGCATAACTAATGTAGCTATCCCCCTTGGCATTCACCATTAGATTGTCTTTCCCCTTTTGATATGAGCCTGTTCTTTTTCCATCAGGATTGAAAAACGCAGCTGGACTAATAAAGGTCCAATCGATCCCCTTTGAATTTTGCAAATCCTCTAGATTTTTGGCTTGATTATTTGCTGTAGCTGCATATTCTACTGGAAATTCCGGCGTATCTACTAATCGGATCGTTTGGGCTTCATCTACATATAGACTCCCAGCTCCACCTACTACCACTAAACGAGTCTTCGGAGAACCTTTAGCGGCCTCTATTAAAACTTTTCCTGCTTCAACATGTAAATGCTCTTGTCCAGCGGGTGCTCCAAATGCATTGACTACAACATCTAGAGATTGAATATCTGCACTATTCAAGTCAAAGATATCTTTCTCAACAACTGCAATTTCTTGATCCGCTAATTTATTGGCATCTCTAACTATTGCAGTAACTTTATGTCCTCTACTTTTAGCTTCTTTTGCAATTAAACTTCCTGCTTTACCGTTTGCTCCAATAATTCCGATGTTCATATTTATTCGCCCTTTCTAATGTAACTAATTTGATTACCTGTAACTATAATAGTTACAATTTAAGAATTTGTCAACTTTTCTATACAAAAAAACGATCAATACGCCTCATCATAGAGTATTAACCGTTTAGTTATTTATTAATGTTCATTTATTACCATGTTGAGCCATCTCATACACGACTTGTTTCACCGTTTGCTCTTTCAATTTATCTTCCATGGCTTGTTGTGCAGCTGAGAACAATGGTTCAATGGAGGATTGAATATTTCGCCCCACCAAACAATCTGGATTAGGTGCATTATGCACGGAGAATAACTCATTCTCCTCTACAGCACTAACAGCCTTGTAAACATCAAGTAACGTGATGTCCTCTACATTGCGCGCAAGCTTAGCACCTGCTACCCCGGGTCTAACATTCACTAGACCTGCCTTATGAAGCATTCCCATAATTCTCCGGATTACCACTGGATTCGTATTTACACTTCCAGCAATAAATTCAGATGTGTTCACAGCTGTCTTATTGATCTCTAACAAGGACAATATATGAATCCCAACAGCAAAACGACTACTAATTGCCATTCCAATTCCCCCTAGCTGAAAAGATAATTCTTTTCAAATCTTCCCTGTAATAATTTTAGTTACATTCAAACACCTTGTCAAATCGAGTATCACTCTGACTTTCTAATGGTATTCCTCCGCGCTGCTCGTTCCTCTTCTCGCAAATGTGGA
The nucleotide sequence above comes from Paenibacillus sp. IHBB 10380. Encoded proteins:
- a CDS encoding DUF3383 family protein, producing MSVRNDVTVTIDIQRPTPKLGFGKPMIIGSSESGLEYTTYADLEGVKKDFAENTEVYKAAYAIFNQGNNSPAEIAIMLHKTEGETLADLLDQVFAKDGYFLVSTSNELTDITAIADAVEQNGTRVFLARSSNKANLATVKAKKYTRTAVFYHTESSNYPEAAWIGRAASTLPGSLTWKNLTLRGIIPMDIDTTELMSIHELGANTYVTKAGDDVTSEGMTVSGEYIDIIHSQDYVTQSIELAVQKLFNREDKVRYDNNGISQIEGEVKTVLKRADLNGMIAHDDDDLPLYSTTFKPRSQVDPADREKREYNDGSFTFELAGAIHKTKISGVIKL
- a CDS encoding phage neck terminator protein, with translation MIALEDIRSLIVQGLSTHVGKEVIEMNGGIPVGGYLTYDFSDGFHSTRGFPVVTQGSDKLVKMETVQFTVTFLSYDHDQTSRIQNALMARDWFKTVGHTALKEKVNVVVVKIGSISNRDIQVNKEWERRQGFDVQFRTVDIVESDLEWIEQTNIQRS
- a CDS encoding ImmA/IrrE family metallo-endopeptidase, yielding MDKMVDKLIRKHKTNNPFIIAQNLNVHIRYDDLGKQTRGIYHRTLRRRFIVINNRLSTEWQHFICAHELGHDRLHKGINRFFIDECSYFNVGKFERQANRFALQLLIAEDTIKQGEQVSEFLLRNGVPEELHHLYE
- a CDS encoding helix-turn-helix domain-containing protein → MSTGLRIKLLRAKKGLTQDQMAEQLDMNRANFSNYERNKAVPPGETLMKIATILNTTTDYLLGGSDNPNRIPEWATPKDMKDFKELLEEDGDLMFDGIPLNHDDKQKIKDVLTGLFWEAKQMNKEALKKGKQKRQNNE
- a CDS encoding Rrf2 family transcriptional regulator, producing the protein MAISSRFAVGIHILSLLEINKTAVNTSEFIAGSVNTNPVVIRRIMGMLHKAGLVNVRPGVAGAKLARNVEDITLLDVYKAVSAVEENELFSVHNAPNPDCLVGRNIQSSIEPLFSAAQQAMEDKLKEQTVKQVVYEMAQHGNK
- a CDS encoding NAD(P)-dependent oxidoreductase, which produces MNIGIIGANGKAGSLIAKEAKSRGHKVTAIVRDANKLADQEIAVVEKDIFDLNSADIQSLDVVVNAFGAPAGQEHLHVEAGKVLIEAAKGSPKTRLVVVGGAGSLYVDEAQTIRLVDTPEFPVEYAATANNQAKNLEDLQNSKGIDWTFISPAAFFNPDGKRTGSYQKGKDNLMVNAKGDSYISYADYAIAVLDEIENSQHHNERFTVVSEAE